From the Halorhabdus utahensis DSM 12940 genome, one window contains:
- a CDS encoding endonuclease III domain-containing protein has product MSEDAEPVENISGGPGSGGSMDTFEPSDADTRAAKVVDRLGELYWQKTYGGQDAFECLVRTILSQNTSDVASQPAHDALMDRYGSEDEEEVDLVDALADAEQAELAETISGAGLYNQKSARIIEIAQRIREEYGGEDDFDAFVREEPAEAVRETLLAMNGVGPKTADCVLLFAGGRDGVFPVDTHVHRIYRRLGIAPPGADHEAVREVLEKKVPEGKCGFGHTASIQFGREYCSAREPACLDGPEACPLYDLCDRVGIEPASGDVVDPAETVER; this is encoded by the coding sequence ATGAGCGAGGACGCCGAACCGGTCGAGAACATCAGCGGTGGCCCCGGCAGCGGCGGCTCGATGGATACCTTCGAGCCGAGCGACGCCGACACGCGGGCTGCCAAGGTGGTCGACCGCCTGGGCGAACTGTACTGGCAGAAGACCTACGGCGGCCAGGACGCCTTCGAGTGTCTCGTCCGGACGATACTCAGCCAGAACACGAGCGACGTGGCGAGCCAGCCGGCCCACGACGCGTTGATGGACCGATACGGGTCCGAGGATGAGGAGGAAGTCGATCTCGTCGACGCGCTCGCCGACGCCGAACAGGCCGAACTCGCAGAGACGATCTCCGGGGCCGGCCTCTACAACCAGAAGTCCGCCCGGATCATCGAGATCGCCCAACGCATCCGCGAGGAGTACGGCGGCGAAGACGACTTCGACGCGTTCGTCCGCGAGGAGCCCGCCGAGGCAGTCCGGGAAACACTGCTCGCGATGAACGGCGTCGGCCCCAAGACCGCCGACTGTGTCCTCCTCTTTGCTGGTGGGCGCGACGGCGTCTTCCCCGTCGACACGCACGTCCACCGGATCTACCGCCGCCTCGGTATCGCCCCGCCGGGGGCCGATCACGAGGCAGTCCGCGAGGTGCTCGAAAAGAAAGTGCCCGAGGGGAAATGTGGCTTCGGTCACACCGCGAGCATCCAGTTCGGCCGGGAGTACTGCAGCGCCCGGGAGCCGGCGTGTCTCGACGGTCCCGAGGCGTGCCCGCTGTACGATCTCTGTGATCGCGTCGGTATCGAGCCGGCGAGCGGCGATGTCGTCGATCCGGCTGAGACAGTTGAACGTTGA
- a CDS encoding DUF371 domain-containing protein, with the protein MDEVIHATGHEHVTATHESTLELTSDDFLTPAGDCIVGIEADRVPADFDPAFVEACQDATAEITATLSTADQEARITGRGHPGLSFENDRSLVIRTSEYVDDRTVMIDADAAAADLDRELVDALAAGASVTMRLTVE; encoded by the coding sequence ATGGACGAAGTGATTCACGCCACCGGTCACGAGCACGTCACAGCGACCCACGAAAGCACGCTCGAACTCACGAGCGACGACTTCCTCACCCCGGCCGGGGACTGCATCGTCGGGATCGAGGCCGATCGCGTTCCCGCGGATTTCGATCCGGCGTTCGTCGAGGCGTGTCAGGACGCCACCGCGGAGATCACGGCCACGCTTTCGACAGCCGACCAGGAGGCCCGGATCACCGGTCGAGGCCACCCGGGCCTCTCCTTCGAGAACGACCGTTCGCTGGTGATCCGGACCAGCGAATACGTCGACGACCGAACGGTCATGATCGACGCCGACGCCGCTGCGGCGGATCTGGATCGCGAACTCGTCGACGCGCTGGCCGCCGGGGCGTCGGTGACGATGCGCCTCACCGTCGAGTGA
- a CDS encoding DUF373 family protein, whose translation MSTLVVCLDRGGDLASVAEPPIVGTDAVESLVTEFGIDDPEDSRVNCLLEGLRVARDLEADGEAVTVAVISGSGETVGVSRSVARQTEQLLSAHEPDSAIVVTDSTEDERLVPIIESRVAVDAVDRVVVRQARDIESTYYLLKQFLADEELRETVLVPIGAALLAMPILLLVVNSVTMALGAIAAAVGLLLLYKGLGIDEYVETLPGQIHNALYSGQVSLVTYVVAAGLGLIGLFVGALGVSATASDSVLILAMRFGFDAVPWLTAAALAASSGRLLDELLRRDGVRNAYLNLPFGVVAVGLVVRGVSGYFLERADVFASMSVSSVDLGIISIEGFTLTPGTRLAVFLIAGIVVSLVGVRFAAYFSETNIEEELVDERAAE comes from the coding sequence GTGAGCACACTGGTGGTGTGCCTGGACCGCGGGGGTGACCTGGCGAGCGTTGCGGAGCCGCCGATCGTCGGGACCGACGCAGTCGAATCGCTCGTCACCGAGTTCGGCATCGACGACCCGGAGGACAGCCGGGTCAACTGCCTGCTTGAAGGGCTGCGTGTCGCCCGCGATCTCGAAGCCGACGGCGAAGCGGTCACTGTCGCCGTCATCTCGGGGAGCGGTGAGACGGTCGGCGTGAGCCGATCGGTCGCCAGACAGACCGAGCAGTTGCTCTCGGCCCACGAGCCCGATTCGGCGATCGTCGTCACCGACAGTACGGAGGACGAACGCCTCGTCCCGATCATCGAGAGCCGGGTAGCCGTCGACGCCGTCGATCGGGTCGTGGTCCGGCAAGCCCGGGACATCGAGTCGACGTACTACCTGCTCAAGCAGTTCCTGGCCGACGAGGAGCTCCGGGAGACCGTCCTGGTGCCGATCGGAGCCGCGCTGCTTGCGATGCCGATCCTCCTTCTGGTCGTCAACAGCGTCACGATGGCGCTGGGCGCGATCGCCGCGGCCGTCGGCCTGCTCCTGTTGTACAAGGGACTGGGGATCGACGAGTACGTCGAGACGCTGCCCGGCCAGATACACAACGCGCTGTACTCCGGACAGGTGTCCCTCGTCACGTACGTCGTCGCCGCGGGGCTCGGACTGATCGGCCTGTTCGTGGGGGCACTCGGCGTCTCGGCGACGGCCTCCGACAGCGTCCTGATCCTGGCAATGCGGTTCGGGTTCGACGCTGTACCCTGGCTGACGGCAGCTGCCCTGGCAGCGAGCTCCGGTCGGTTACTCGACGAGTTGCTCCGCCGGGACGGCGTCAGAAACGCATATCTCAACCTTCCGTTCGGCGTCGTCGCGGTCGGTCTCGTCGTCCGGGGTGTCAGCGGATACTTCCTCGAACGCGCCGACGTGTTCGCGTCGATGTCGGTCTCATCGGTCGATCTCGGGATCATCTCCATCGAGGGATTCACGCTCACGCCGGGGACGCGACTCGCGGTGTTCCTCATCGCCGGGATCGTCGTCAGTCTCGTCGGCGTCCGCTTTGCCGCCTACTTCAGCGAGACGAACATCGAGGAGGAACTGGTCGATGAGCGGGCGGCTGAGTAA
- a CDS encoding coiled-coil protein, which translates to MTDSIEESKNVSVTDEDLETKSKGELIKLAGQLRDRRNDLNQMASERASQRDDLNAKTREKVDEAQEHREKRDELNEQVQEHKEKRNELNAEANELFEQVEDKKEEMELDEGKSVDQLEDEIEDLEFKQQTEVLSSEDEQELIEKIEQKREKLAERKEKLEQTDDIDEIKAEAQEIRSEASKHHQKVTELADEAQEHHNEMIEAYREADEIRDEADEMHEKFVEAQEAADQHHEDFVRVQKRLRELDKEEEEEERSRREEKQEAAREEAEEIYQEFKDGETLDTEDLMKLQKTGLL; encoded by the coding sequence ATGACAGACTCGATTGAAGAATCAAAGAACGTATCGGTAACAGACGAGGATCTCGAGACCAAATCGAAGGGCGAGCTCATCAAACTCGCCGGGCAACTGCGGGATCGACGAAACGACCTCAACCAGATGGCGAGCGAGCGTGCCTCACAGCGCGACGATCTCAACGCCAAGACCCGCGAGAAGGTCGACGAAGCCCAGGAACACCGCGAGAAGCGCGACGAGCTCAACGAGCAGGTCCAGGAACACAAGGAGAAGCGAAACGAGCTCAACGCGGAGGCCAACGAGCTCTTCGAGCAGGTCGAGGACAAGAAAGAGGAGATGGAGCTCGACGAGGGCAAAAGCGTCGACCAGCTCGAAGACGAGATCGAGGATCTCGAGTTCAAACAGCAGACTGAGGTCCTGAGCTCCGAGGACGAGCAGGAACTCATCGAGAAGATCGAGCAAAAGCGCGAGAAACTCGCCGAGCGCAAGGAGAAGCTCGAACAGACCGACGACATCGACGAGATCAAAGCGGAGGCCCAGGAGATCCGATCCGAGGCGAGCAAACACCACCAGAAGGTGACCGAGCTCGCCGACGAGGCCCAGGAACATCACAACGAGATGATCGAGGCCTATCGCGAGGCCGACGAGATCCGCGACGAGGCCGACGAGATGCACGAGAAGTTCGTCGAGGCCCAGGAAGCGGCCGACCAGCATCACGAGGACTTCGTGCGCGTCCAGAAGCGACTTCGCGAACTCGACAAGGAAGAGGAAGAGGAAGAACGGTCGCGCCGCGAGGAGAAACAGGAAGCCGCTCGCGAGGAAGCCGAGGAGATCTACCAGGAGTTCAAAGACGGCGAGACCCTCGACACCGAGGACCTGATGAAGCTCCAGAAGACGGGACTGCTGTAA
- a CDS encoding glycosyl hydrolase 2 galactose-binding domain-containing protein — MMNEWRAARVEPGGDRPDPATWEPVEVPGRPAAFAGADAVAYRSTFADPTAEDEHATLVLEGVYAHARVWLNDTFLGEHDAYFEPLRLRLDAALAAENELLVECRPPEDRFGGSYETDEVPDELAVPGIWWDVDVETYTDHHILDLSARPRVDDEDARFDVRATVLAETALDDRLTFSVKPEGSRRGRGMMDRTAIEADAGERTTVEYTIDIRDPALWWPHDLGEQNRYVIRAKLDDDERTLTTGLCSVDDDESDGLRVNDTPMTARGVGLLAAEPEDIERAVDLNANLVRAHAHVPSPAVYEAADEAGVLVWQDLPLTGPGPFDIERGRDLTGRLVSAYEHHPGFAAISVHDDPVTVSDGPLGSGFLDRLRLRWRRFRADYDHEPAETVAAEVPDGIVTLPVVGPPGIEPDATSLYPGWRYGQAVDVDQLLERNPSLDSVVGEYGAGSLGVEDPVDVDGFDREVHDYHVSGGVEDSQAYQRSVIATVTERLRLRGTDVLVAGSLRDLGDAGMGVLARDGTPKDAHDALASAFEPVQAMLADPRAGGESDVVVHNDLPTDVTDRLTWEVGGETGEADVAIGAASSETVTSISIPQDAETITLSLAGHSVSNTYQL, encoded by the coding sequence ATGATGAACGAGTGGCGGGCGGCGAGAGTCGAGCCGGGCGGCGACCGGCCCGATCCGGCGACCTGGGAGCCGGTCGAGGTGCCGGGGCGGCCGGCGGCATTTGCTGGCGCTGACGCCGTGGCCTACCGATCGACGTTCGCGGATCCGACAGCGGAAGACGAACACGCGACGCTCGTCCTGGAAGGAGTCTACGCGCACGCTCGCGTCTGGCTCAACGACACGTTTCTGGGTGAACACGACGCCTACTTCGAGCCGCTCCGACTCCGCCTCGACGCCGCGCTCGCTGCCGAAAACGAGCTGCTTGTCGAATGCCGACCGCCGGAGGACCGTTTCGGTGGGAGTTACGAAACCGACGAGGTCCCCGACGAACTCGCGGTCCCCGGTATCTGGTGGGATGTCGATGTCGAGACATACACGGACCACCACATCCTCGATCTCTCGGCCCGCCCGCGGGTCGACGACGAGGATGCGCGCTTCGACGTCCGGGCGACCGTCCTCGCCGAGACAGCGCTCGACGATCGGCTGACGTTCTCCGTCAAGCCCGAGGGGTCACGCCGTGGTCGGGGAATGATGGATCGCACGGCGATCGAGGCGGATGCCGGCGAACGGACGACGGTCGAATACACGATCGATATCCGGGATCCCGCCCTGTGGTGGCCCCACGACCTCGGCGAGCAGAACCGCTACGTCATCCGGGCGAAGCTCGACGACGACGAACGCACGCTGACCACGGGGCTGTGCTCGGTCGACGACGACGAAAGCGATGGGCTCCGGGTCAACGACACGCCGATGACGGCCCGTGGCGTTGGTCTCCTCGCAGCCGAGCCAGAGGACATCGAACGAGCGGTCGACCTCAACGCCAACCTGGTCCGGGCACACGCTCACGTCCCGTCGCCGGCCGTCTACGAGGCGGCCGACGAGGCCGGCGTCTTGGTCTGGCAGGACCTCCCGCTGACCGGGCCGGGCCCGTTCGACATCGAGCGTGGCCGGGACCTGACCGGTCGACTCGTCTCAGCGTACGAACATCACCCCGGCTTCGCCGCGATCAGCGTCCACGACGATCCGGTCACGGTGAGTGACGGACCGCTCGGGTCCGGGTTCCTCGACCGGTTGCGTCTCCGGTGGCGGCGTTTTCGGGCGGACTACGATCACGAACCCGCCGAAACCGTCGCCGCCGAGGTTCCCGACGGTATCGTCACGCTGCCAGTCGTCGGGCCACCCGGGATCGAGCCGGACGCGACGTCGCTGTATCCCGGCTGGAGATACGGCCAGGCGGTGGACGTCGATCAGCTACTGGAGCGGAATCCCTCGCTCGATTCCGTGGTTGGGGAGTACGGTGCGGGATCGCTGGGCGTCGAAGACCCCGTCGACGTCGACGGGTTCGATCGTGAGGTTCACGACTATCACGTCTCCGGGGGCGTCGAGGACTCCCAGGCCTACCAGCGGTCCGTGATCGCGACGGTCACCGAACGACTTCGCCTGCGGGGGACGGACGTACTCGTGGCTGGATCGCTCCGTGATCTTGGCGACGCCGGCATGGGCGTCCTGGCGCGCGACGGTACACCCAAGGATGCACACGACGCACTCGCCAGCGCCTTCGAGCCAGTGCAAGCGATGCTTGCCGATCCGCGTGCGGGTGGAGAATCGGACGTCGTCGTCCACAACGACCTGCCAACCGACGTCACCGACCGCCTCACCTGGGAGGTTGGCGGTGAAACCGGAGAAGCCGACGTCGCCATCGGCGCTGCGAGCAGTGAGACAGTGACGTCGATCTCGATTCCGCAAGATGCCGAGACGATCACGCTGTCGCTGGCCGGCCACTCAGTCTCAAACACATATCAGTTATAA
- a CDS encoding diphthine--ammonia ligase: protein MTDTADSAWVSLFSGGKDSSWALYRALEDGLPVERLVTVHPAGDSYMYHVPATDLARLAAESIDIPLLEIEPDDFGAGDVRDAGVQGDRELEPLEGALAELDDELDGGVAGLVAGAVESEFQTSRIEGLSDRLDAELFAPLWQRDPVDLAESMLDAGFEIRIVSVSAAGLDETWLGRRLDADALADLRELNAEYGVHVLGEGGEFETLVTDGPHMDRPIELDYVTDWDGTRGSIRIEDAWLG from the coding sequence ATGACCGACACCGCCGACAGCGCGTGGGTGAGTCTCTTCTCCGGCGGCAAGGATTCGTCGTGGGCGCTGTATCGCGCGCTCGAAGACGGCCTGCCCGTTGAGCGACTCGTCACGGTCCACCCAGCCGGGGATTCGTACATGTATCACGTCCCGGCGACAGACCTGGCTCGTCTGGCTGCCGAGAGCATCGACATTCCGCTTCTGGAGATCGAGCCCGATGACTTCGGGGCCGGGGATGTGAGAGACGCCGGCGTGCAGGGCGACCGCGAACTCGAACCTCTGGAGGGTGCCCTGGCGGAACTCGACGACGAACTCGACGGTGGCGTAGCTGGCCTTGTTGCGGGTGCTGTCGAGAGCGAGTTTCAGACCAGTCGCATCGAGGGACTGTCCGACCGGCTCGACGCGGAACTGTTCGCCCCGCTGTGGCAGCGAGATCCCGTCGACCTCGCGGAATCGATGCTCGATGCCGGCTTCGAGATCCGGATCGTCAGCGTCTCGGCGGCCGGTCTCGACGAGACGTGGCTCGGGCGTCGACTCGACGCCGACGCGCTTGCGGACCTCCGGGAACTCAATGCCGAATACGGCGTGCACGTCCTGGGCGAAGGTGGTGAATTCGAGACGCTGGTTACGGACGGCCCGCACATGGATCGGCCGATCGAACTCGACTACGTGACCGACTGGGATGGGACCAGGGGATCGATCCGGATCGAGGATGCGTGGCTCGGCTAG
- a CDS encoding sugar phosphate nucleotidyltransferase, which produces MQAVVLAGGYATRLWPVTRHRPKMLLPIGDTTVIDRVLGELESDDRIEDVYVSTNERFADDFLDHIAETDFEKPRLSVEETVEEDEKFGVIGALAQLVDREGLADDDLLVVAGDNLISFDLSEFVDAFERNDAPTLAAYDVGSRERAKAYGLITVDGDRVVDFQEKPEDPDSTLVSIACYAFPAEDVRFEEYLDGGNNPDEPGWFIEWLVDRGDVNAFTFDGAWFDIGTPDSYLEAIQWALDGDSVIANSATVENAEIGGNVHILPDAEIVDSTVEDSIVFADATIRDCEIRNSIIDENTHVEHLDLAGALIGAHTEITNGP; this is translated from the coding sequence ATGCAAGCCGTCGTCCTCGCAGGCGGGTACGCAACTCGCCTGTGGCCGGTGACCCGTCATCGCCCGAAAATGCTCCTCCCGATCGGTGACACGACCGTCATCGATCGTGTCCTCGGCGAACTCGAATCCGACGATCGGATCGAGGACGTCTACGTCTCCACGAACGAACGCTTCGCCGACGACTTTCTCGATCACATCGCCGAGACCGACTTCGAGAAACCGAGGCTCTCCGTCGAAGAGACAGTCGAGGAAGACGAAAAGTTCGGCGTCATCGGAGCACTGGCCCAGCTCGTCGACCGCGAGGGGCTGGCCGACGACGATCTGCTGGTCGTCGCCGGCGACAACCTCATCAGCTTCGACCTGAGCGAGTTCGTCGATGCCTTCGAGCGAAACGACGCACCGACGTTGGCCGCCTACGACGTCGGTTCGCGCGAGCGGGCGAAGGCGTACGGACTCATCACCGTCGATGGCGACCGGGTCGTCGACTTCCAGGAGAAACCCGAGGATCCCGACAGCACGCTCGTCTCGATCGCGTGTTACGCGTTCCCGGCCGAGGATGTCCGGTTCGAGGAGTACCTCGACGGCGGCAACAACCCGGACGAACCGGGCTGGTTCATCGAGTGGCTGGTCGACCGCGGTGACGTCAATGCCTTTACTTTCGACGGGGCGTGGTTCGACATCGGGACGCCCGACAGCTATCTCGAGGCGATCCAGTGGGCCCTGGACGGTGATAGCGTGATCGCCAACTCGGCGACCGTCGAGAACGCCGAGATCGGCGGCAACGTCCACATCCTCCCCGACGCGGAGATCGTGGATTCGACCGTCGAGGACTCGATCGTCTTCGCCGACGCAACCATTCGGGACTGTGAAATCCGGAACTCGATCATCGACGAGAACACACACGTCGAGCATCTCGACCTCGCCGGGGCGCTCATCGGGGCGCACACGGAGATAACCAACGGGCCATAA
- a CDS encoding helix-turn-helix domain-containing protein gives MPGMRAEIEVLSPEACPVAGLSEQADDPLTSVSRAGNAEGTVTEEFTVSGDATLTDDRLSQLFEYRSASVYRFHHESLDCVCEFVEDHDHPISEIRAQDGSLVLSLHLTTIQDLRDLVTDLRERYGAVRIRYLLQVESDEEGSTDVIPIDRSRLTDRQKEVLETAYRMGYFSYPRDANATDVAAELDIDGSTFTEHLAAAQSKLMDELLAEM, from the coding sequence ATGCCCGGTATGCGCGCGGAGATCGAAGTCCTGTCCCCGGAAGCCTGTCCAGTCGCCGGACTCTCCGAACAGGCGGACGACCCACTGACGTCCGTTTCCCGGGCCGGTAACGCCGAAGGCACGGTCACCGAGGAGTTTACGGTCAGCGGTGACGCGACCCTCACCGACGACCGACTCAGCCAGTTGTTCGAGTACCGCTCTGCGAGCGTCTACCGGTTTCACCACGAGTCCCTGGACTGTGTCTGTGAGTTCGTCGAGGACCACGACCATCCCATCTCGGAGATCCGCGCCCAGGATGGGTCGCTCGTCCTCTCGCTGCACCTGACGACGATCCAGGACCTGCGTGACCTCGTGACGGACCTCCGGGAACGGTACGGGGCCGTCCGGATCCGGTATCTCCTCCAGGTCGAGAGCGACGAGGAGGGCAGTACCGACGTGATCCCGATCGATCGCAGTCGGTTGACTGACCGTCAAAAAGAGGTCCTCGAGACGGCCTACCGGATGGGCTACTTCTCGTACCCACGAGACGCGAACGCGACCGACGTCGCCGCCGAACTCGACATCGACGGGTCGACGTTCACGGAACACCTTGCGGCCGCCCAGTCGAAGCTGATGGACGAACTCCTCGCGGAGATGTGA
- the cysK gene encoding cysteine synthase A: MHVADDVTEFIGDTPLLRLDDGTGTTVLAKVESLNPYSVKDRIGKSMIEAAEDAGELTDDTVVIEPTSGNTGIALASVCAAKGYDLVLTMPESMTEERRQLLAGLGAELELTDADGGMSGAIDRAHELAAEHDDAFVPQQFENPANPAAHREGTGPELWADTDGELDAFVAGIGTGGTITGVGQFLQEDVEADVDVIGVEPADSAVLSGEEAGSHGIQGIGAGFVPDILEMDLLDDVVTVDREESIAEARRIASEEGLAVGISCGAAAHAAREVAADYPDDAVVATVLPDTGERYLSTDLYADS, translated from the coding sequence ATGCACGTCGCAGACGACGTTACCGAGTTCATCGGGGACACACCGCTGCTTCGACTCGATGACGGAACCGGGACGACCGTCCTGGCCAAGGTCGAATCGTTGAATCCCTATTCGGTCAAGGATCGGATCGGCAAGTCGATGATCGAAGCCGCCGAGGACGCCGGGGAGCTCACTGACGACACCGTCGTGATCGAACCGACAAGCGGGAACACGGGGATCGCACTCGCGAGTGTCTGTGCCGCCAAGGGGTACGACCTCGTACTCACGATGCCCGAGTCGATGACCGAGGAACGGAGGCAGTTGCTCGCCGGCCTCGGCGCGGAACTCGAACTCACTGACGCCGACGGTGGGATGAGTGGTGCGATCGACCGTGCCCACGAACTCGCCGCGGAACACGACGACGCCTTCGTCCCCCAGCAGTTCGAGAACCCTGCGAACCCGGCCGCCCACCGCGAGGGAACCGGCCCGGAGCTGTGGGCGGACACCGACGGCGAACTCGACGCGTTCGTCGCCGGGATCGGTACCGGCGGCACGATCACCGGTGTCGGGCAGTTCCTCCAGGAAGATGTCGAGGCCGATGTGGACGTGATCGGCGTCGAACCCGCGGATTCGGCCGTCCTCTCCGGTGAAGAGGCCGGCAGCCACGGTATTCAGGGGATCGGTGCCGGCTTCGTGCCGGACATCCTCGAGATGGATCTCCTGGACGATGTCGTGACTGTGGATCGCGAGGAGTCGATCGCTGAAGCCCGCCGGATCGCCAGCGAAGAGGGACTTGCAGTCGGCATCTCCTGTGGCGCAGCGGCCCACGCAGCCAGAGAGGTTGCGGCCGATTACCCGGACGACGCCGTCGTGGCGACGGTGTTACCCGACACGGGCGAACGGTACCTCTCGACTGATCTGTACGCCGACTCGTAG
- a CDS encoding DUF1508 domain-containing protein encodes MAADSSQNTRLVEWYEERIGQPGTDDEVTGYWIFVLGLLLGILGIFMVIISEPASVLRGWGIVAGAIALALIIAGPLVRLPLDQYASILILVGLVVSIVGVLWFTMAYPDNWRVQSSPIIAVYGVGLLIMAVGGVFAPLLTTRSEAEASRLRDELADAIQDETDLAGVVDDLRAALADADADEADLAGEIDRLRAELTDTAADEDDLSRQLRTLRTSQSRFELYEDAGGQWRWRLRHRNGNLIANGGEGYTRKHNAQKGIAGVRRDALGAELLLIEAEEDLPAEDETFEPVAVAESQATFEVYTDNAGEHRWRLRHDNENVLCDSGEGYDSRSNLKRAIDRVKTYAGSAAYLRFDPTGFEIYEDNAGEYRWRLVHRNGNVLADGGQGYSRYHDARRAVDRLREDLDDYEFEIYEDNAGQFRWRLTASNDRIVADSGQGYNDRDEAESAVERVETYAPDADALDVGPAAFEIYEDAGGKWRWRLRHRNGNILADSGQGYDDRSGARDGIESVKRNGPNADTEDV; translated from the coding sequence ATGGCAGCTGACTCTTCACAGAATACGCGACTCGTGGAGTGGTACGAGGAACGGATCGGACAGCCAGGTACCGACGACGAAGTGACGGGTTACTGGATCTTCGTCCTCGGGCTGTTGCTCGGCATCCTCGGAATCTTCATGGTGATCATCAGCGAGCCAGCCTCCGTGCTCAGGGGCTGGGGGATCGTCGCCGGGGCGATCGCGCTGGCGTTGATCATCGCCGGCCCGCTGGTCCGTCTCCCGCTCGATCAGTACGCTTCGATACTGATTCTGGTCGGGTTGGTCGTCAGTATCGTCGGCGTCCTGTGGTTTACCATGGCGTACCCGGACAACTGGCGAGTGCAATCCAGCCCGATCATCGCGGTGTATGGGGTCGGCCTCCTGATCATGGCCGTCGGGGGCGTCTTCGCCCCGCTGTTGACGACCCGCTCCGAAGCGGAAGCCAGTCGTCTCCGGGACGAACTCGCCGACGCGATCCAGGACGAGACTGACCTGGCGGGCGTCGTCGACGACCTGCGGGCCGCACTCGCGGACGCCGACGCGGACGAGGCCGATCTCGCCGGTGAGATCGACCGCCTCCGGGCGGAGCTGACCGATACTGCCGCAGACGAGGACGATCTGTCCCGCCAGCTTCGGACGCTCCGAACGAGCCAGTCGCGGTTCGAACTCTACGAGGACGCCGGCGGGCAGTGGCGCTGGCGACTCCGCCATCGGAACGGCAACCTGATCGCCAACGGTGGCGAGGGCTACACCCGGAAACACAACGCCCAGAAGGGGATCGCGGGCGTCCGCCGGGACGCCCTCGGTGCGGAACTCCTGTTGATCGAAGCCGAGGAAGACCTCCCGGCCGAAGACGAGACCTTCGAACCGGTGGCGGTCGCCGAGAGCCAGGCCACCTTCGAGGTGTACACTGACAACGCGGGTGAACACCGGTGGCGGCTCCGGCACGACAACGAAAACGTTCTCTGTGATTCCGGTGAGGGGTATGATTCCCGGAGTAACCTCAAGCGGGCGATCGACCGAGTCAAAACATACGCCGGGTCGGCGGCGTACCTCCGGTTCGATCCGACCGGCTTCGAGATCTACGAGGACAACGCCGGCGAGTATCGCTGGCGGTTGGTCCACCGCAACGGGAACGTCCTCGCCGACGGCGGGCAGGGCTACTCGCGGTATCACGACGCCCGACGGGCCGTTGATCGGCTCCGTGAGGATCTCGATGATTACGAGTTCGAGATCTACGAGGACAACGCCGGCCAGTTCCGCTGGCGGCTGACGGCCAGCAACGACCGGATCGTCGCCGACAGCGGCCAGGGATACAACGACCGCGACGAGGCAGAATCGGCGGTCGAGCGGGTCGAGACGTACGCGCCCGACGCTGATGCCCTCGACGTGGGGCCGGCTGCCTTCGAGATCTACGAGGATGCTGGTGGCAAGTGGCGCTGGCGGCTCCGTCACCGCAACGGCAATATCCTCGCCGACAGCGGCCAGGGATACGACGACCGTTCGGGTGCACGCGACGGGATCGAGAGCGTCAAGCGCAACGGCCCGAACGCGGATACTGAAGACGTCTGA
- the dcd gene encoding dCTP deaminase produces the protein MILSDADILDRLEAGDLVVEPLDEPDLQIQPASVDLRLGREFLEFQHANIPCIHPTSEQEVAEYVEETVVDEGGEFILHPGDFVLGTTVETVEIPDDLIAHVEGRSSLGRLAVVVHATAGLADPGYRGQITLELSNLGTAPVALTPGMRISQLTFTELSSPAERPYGEERGSKYQGQEGPQASRIQGDREFGGDQ, from the coding sequence ATGATCCTCTCAGACGCGGACATCCTCGACCGGCTCGAAGCGGGCGACCTCGTGGTCGAGCCGCTCGACGAACCGGACCTCCAGATCCAGCCTGCCAGCGTCGATCTCCGACTCGGCCGGGAGTTCCTCGAATTCCAGCATGCGAACATCCCGTGTATCCACCCGACGAGCGAGCAGGAGGTCGCCGAATACGTCGAGGAGACTGTCGTCGACGAGGGGGGCGAGTTTATCCTCCACCCCGGCGATTTCGTCCTCGGCACGACCGTCGAGACCGTCGAGATCCCCGACGACCTGATCGCCCACGTCGAGGGGCGTTCGTCGCTTGGCCGTCTTGCGGTTGTGGTGCATGCCACTGCGGGGCTGGCCGATCCGGGGTACCGGGGCCAGATCACGCTCGAACTCTCGAATCTCGGCACCGCCCCGGTCGCGCTCACGCCAGGCATGCGCATCTCTCAGCTGACCTTCACCGAGTTGAGCAGTCCCGCGGAGCGCCCCTACGGCGAGGAGCGCGGCTCGAAGTATCAGGGTCAGGAAGGGCCACAGGCGTCCCGGATCCAGGGCGACAGGGAATTTGGGGGGGACCAATGA